The genomic window CTTATATTTTGCCACTTAAAGAAGAAAACGGCTTTCTTCCAGACTTTAAAAGTGTTCCAAAGGATGTGTTAAAGAGGGCAAAAATTATCTGGGTAAACTATCCTAACAACCCAACCTCTGCTACCGCAACTGAAAGCTTCTACAAGGAGCTCATAGAGTGGGCAAGGGAGAATAACATAATTGTTGCTTCTGACCTTGCCTACTCGGAGATATACTTTGGCAATGAAAAACCCATGTCCATCCTACAGATAGAGGGTGCAAAGGAGGTAGCCATAGAGTTTCATTCCTTTTCCAAGACCTTTAATATGACAGGCTGGCGTCTTGGTATGGCGGTGGGAAACGAAAAACTTATTGCAGGTCTTGGAAAGGTAAAGACAAACGTGGACTCGGGACAGTTTCAGGCAATACAAGAGGCTGGTATCAAAGCTTTGAGCCTGCCAGAAGAAGAACTACAGAAAATAAGGAATACCTACAAGGAAAGAAGGTCTGCTATGGTAAAAGCCCTTGAGGAAGTGGGGCTAAGGGTCTATCCTTCTGATGCTACCTTTTACCTGTGGGTAAAGGTGCCTGAGGGCTATACCTCTGCGGAGTTTGTGTCAAGGCTTCTTGATGAGTGTGGAATTGTATGCACTCCTGGGAATGGCTTTGGAGAGTATGGAGAAGGATACTTTAGGATTTCCCTCACTGTGCCTACTCAAAGACTTCTTGAGGCTGTGGAAAGGATAAAAGGGCTTAAGCTATGAGGAAAAGGGAAGTATGGGCTTCTAAGATAGGTCTCATATTCGCCGCAGCGGGGAATGCTATAGGTCTTGGAAATCTCCTTAGGTTTCCATCTAAGGTAGCTCTCTACGGCGGTGGTGCCTTTATGGTTCCCTACTTTGTGGCTCTTTTCCTCCTCGGCATACCTTTGATGATACTGGAGTGGGTTATCGGTAGGTATGCGGGTTCAAAGGGGCATGGCTCTATGACTGGCATTATGGGTTCTCTTTTCCATCATGCCAACTGGGCGAGGGTGTTGGGTTCCATAGGTGTAGCAATACCCTTTCTCATAGTGTGCTACTACATATACATTGAGTCTTGGACGCTGGGTTTTGCAGTGCTTTCTCTTTTTGGACAACTGCCACATCCTGTGGATAGCACCGACCCCAAAACCGCCATGCAACCCTACGTGGACTTCTTTAAAGGCTACACAGAACCCTCATACTTGGCTATATTCTTTCTTACTATTACCCTTGCGGTTAACTGGTATATACTCCAAAGGGGTGTGGTAAAGGGTATTGAGCTTACCGCAAAGGTAGGCATTCCCGCACTTTTACTCATGGGTATTTTCCTTGCCATAGTCTCTCTTTCCATAAGAGGTGGTAAAGGCTTAGAGGGTCTGCTTTTCATATACACTCCCGATTTTAGCAGGATATATGACCCTCAGGTTTGGCTTGAGGCATCGGGGCAGATATTCTTTACCCTTTCTCTCGGAATGGGTGCTATTGCCACTTACGCCAGCTATGTAAAGGCAAGGGAAGATGTTCTAAAGGCTGGTCTTTGGACTGCAGGTCTTAATGAGTTTGTTGAGGTGGTCATAGGTGCCAGCATAGCAATCCCAGCGGCCTTTGCTATGTTCGGGGCTGTGGCGGTGCCAGAGCTCGCAAAGGAAGGCACCTTTAGGCTGGGCTTTATGTCTATGCCTGCGGTTCTTATGGCTCTGCCTTTGAGCTGGCTTTTGTCTGCGGTATGGTTTTTCCTGCTTTTTATCGCAGCACTAACATCAAGCCTTGCTCTCATACAACCTCTAATAGCACTCTTTGAAGATGAGATGAGATGGTCTCACAAAAAGGCGGTAAATGTCTCTATGCTTATGGTTTCCGCTGGTGCTTTTCTTTCTGCCTTTCTTCCTGGGTTTATAGATGAGGTGGACTTTTGGGCTGGAACCTTTATGCTTGTGTTCTTTGCCCTCATAGAGATAATAGTTTTTGTGTGGATATTTGGAGTTAATAGGTTTCATCACGAGCTCACAAGGGATGTTTTCATAAAAGTTCCCAAGTCCTTGGTATATTTCTTTGCCATAGTATCTTCCATATTTTTGGTAATACTCCTCTACCAGTGGGGGGTAGTGCAAGCACCCAAGGTGCTATCTCAGGGTGGTGTGGATGTAGTTATTGCACGAATGTTTATAATCTCCACCCTTGTCCTGTTCGCCTTTATTGCCATAGAAAGCAGAAGAAGATACCTTTCTGGACCGCATATATGAAAGAGATCCAGCTTGCTCAACTTGCTACAGGTATTCCAAGGATAGAATACAATCTTGGTATAAGAGAGGCTTTAAAAGCCTTTGAAGAGTATGGTATTTATGACTTCCTGGTTGTGGTAATGGATAACAGACCTATAGGCATAGTGAGCAAGCTCGACCTTATCAAGGCTCAACATAGAGAATACTTAACGGTGGGAGACCTTGCCCATCCTCTGATGAAGCTGAGGAATGCAACTCTAAAGCCAGAACACCTAACATCCCTTTTGGACTTTTTTAACACCTATAAATCACCTATCCTGCTTGTGGACAAGAAGGGTTCATACATGGGTATCCTTTTCTACCATGTGGTTCTATACCATGCAAGCCTTTTTAAAGAGGCTACAGTTCCCATGTTCCAGAAGATAAGGTCTCTTTTTGGTCAGGAGTATTACTTTTACTGCTTTTACATAAAGGGTCTGAGAGAGTTTGTGGAAGAATATGGGTCTTCAAAGGGTGAAAGCCTTCAAAGAGTCCTGTATGAAGATGTAAAAAACAGTATACAAGGAGATGTGAGCCTCTCTTACGAAGAGAATGAAGTCTATGCCCTTTCTAAGGTAAAGCTAAAAGAGGGAGAGATAATGGATCTATACAGAGAATTTCAGAGAGAATTTTCCTTGCTTTATGCGGATGCAAAACCTGTTTATCTCCTCGGTTATTGTATACCCATGAAGGATTTGAAAAATTTTGAGGATTTTTTCAGGCTAAGCTCAGAGTTAAAGAAGAGAATGGAAGATGTCCATGATGCATCTTGCTTTATATTTCACGAAGAAAAACCTTCAGTGGTTTTGTGTGAATATGAAAGGAGAGAGCTTATACATCACATAAGAAACAGAATAAAACAAGATTTTGAAAGTATAGTGGAAAGCCTAAAGAAGACAGACAGAGACCTCTGGGAGTTTGTTCTGTATGACTTCTTTAAGAAATATCCTTACTTTGAGCTTTTCTACATAATAGGAGAGAGCGGTCTTCAGGTTTCTAACAACGTGGTAAACCCAAGGCTCACCTACACGGTAAAGACCGGCAAAAAGGGGGCAGACAGGTCAGAAAAGGAATACTTTAAAAGGGCAGGTTACGAAGATGTATACATCTCCAACATATACATATCACAGGCAACCGACGACTTTTGCATAACCGTCTCAAAAAAGTTCAGCTATGGGGAAAAGAGCTATGTGCTTGCAGGGGACATAAACTACCGAGAGGTGCATAAATTGGTAAAGGGTTATGCGGAAGAGCTCAAGGCTGATAGGTAGCTACGCATACAGAAACCTAAGATACACCAAGAACCATCCTCTTAGAATACCAAGGGTTTCTCTCCTGCTTGAACTTTTAAAGGCTATGGGTCTCCTCACAGAGGCGGAGCTTGTAGAAAGCAGACCAGCCCAGTGGAAGGAGTTGAAGCTTTTCCATGAGGAAGAGTATCTCAGAGCCCTTGAAGAGTGCGACCACTGTCAGTGTGTAAAGAGAGAGCATAGAGAGAGGTTTAACATAGGCACCTATGAGAACCCAGTGTCTCCAGCCATGTGGAGGGGTTCTCTGCTTGCCACTGGTTCTTCCGTGCAGGCGGTGGAGCTGTTTCTTGAGGGTTTTACCACCTTTAATCCTGCGGGTGGTATGCACCACGCTTATCCCTCAAGAGCAAACGGCTTTTGTTTTATAAACGACCCTGGCGTAGCCCTCCAGTATCTCCTTTCAAAGGGTTATAAGAGAATCCTATACATAGACCTTGATGCACACCACTGCGACGGAGTGCAAGACTTTTTCTACGAGGATGACCGGGTGTTTGTCTTGTCCCTGCATCAGTCTCCTGAGTATGCCTTTCCCTTCAAGAGAGGCTTTATCCATGAGCGAGGCTTTGGAAGAGGTAAAGGCTACAATCTCAACATACCACTACCAAAAGGGCTCAATGACAGGGAGTTTCTGTTTGTTCTTGAAAAGCTATTGCCAAAATTGGCAGACCTTTTTAAGCCAGAGGTATATATCCTCCAACTTGGCACCGATGTTCTAAGTGAGGATTACCTTTCTAAGTTTGAGCTTTCCAACTGGGGCTTTCTTAAGGCTTTTGACCTAATAAGAGATATCCTTGGAGAGGGTATATATCTTGGAGGTGGAGGCTATCATCCTATTGCACTCGCAAGAGCTTGGTCTCTTCTATGGTGTAGAATGTCGGGAAGGGACATACCCAAAAGCCTAAACCAAAAGGCAAGGGAACTTTTGCTTTCTGTAGACTTTGAAGAGTTTGACGATGAGGTAGATAGGAGCTATATGTATGAACTGCTTTTAGATATGCCAAGAGAAGGAAGTGTTAGAGAGGAGGTGAAAAGGGTTGTTAAAGAGGCTATAACCTATTATGAATGAAAATTCTTCTGTGCTTCCCTCTTGTGAAGGATCTTTGCACTGGTTATCACAAGGTAAAGACCGCTAAAAGCCAATCCCACGAGCCCAAGGAAGAAAAGAAAACTTTTGAAATCTTCCAAGAAGTTTTTGGCACCTAAGGAATATTGTAGAGCCTTAGCCATCTCCTTTTTATCAAAGACCACACCATACACATACTTTTTAATCTTCATATCTGGAGACACAAACACCACAAGGTTAGGATGAACAAAATCCTTCGTCTCAGGAATGGACATAAACCTAAAGTCTATAGCATCCACGAGCCTAAAAAGGTCCTCTTTTGTCTTTGCCCTAACCACCTTCCAGCCTTCACCGTCAAGACCATATTTCTCCTGAAAGGCTCTAATGTCCTCTTGTCCGTCAGATGGGTCAAAGGTAAAGGAGAGAACCCAAAAGTCTTGCCCTGGCTTTCCAAGGAAAGGAATTACCTTTTTTAGGGAGTCCGTTATTATGGGACAGGCGGAGTTGCAGTGTGTGTAGATGGGGCTCAGGACTACGGGCTTCCCCTTTAGGCTGTGAAGGTTAAACTCTCTTCCTTTAGAGTCTACCAGAAGAACATCTGGAAGCTCTCTGCCAAGGGTTTTACCTTCGTTAGGAGGTATTCCCGTTGAACCCTCCTGGGAAAAGGCGGTAATAAAAAAAAGGAGGAGGGCTAAAAGCCCTCCAGACAAATGGCGCACGACGGAACCCTCATTTAATAACCTCTGCCATTTCCTTCTTTTCATCCTTTGCGGACTGAGGTTTTGTTATAGGTGCTGGGCTTTTATCGTTATAGCCAGGGGAATCAAAGAATACACCCCTCTTTGTAACGTCGTATAGTGCTGGTATGTAAGACACGAGAAAGAGCAAGGAGCTGAAAACAACCCAAGGGGTAAGTTTCTGAAGTGCTGGCATCTTCTCATCATGATACGGCTCCGCAGTGGGAACTTCAAGCTCCGCCTCCTTAGTAGCTGGAGATAGCAATGTTCCAAAAAAGGAAACCGCCCAGAAGATAAAGCCAACCACTATAAGCACCCCTGCAAACACGGAAAGTTCCGCATAACCTACCCATTCTGGTCGGTAAATGGGTGATTCTGGGTTTAAATAAGATATGCCTGTGTTTGTTCTTCTTGGAAACCCATGAAAGCCTGCAATAGACATGGCATATTCAAATATAAGCATACCCTGCCACCAGAGCCATGGAGCTAACACCGCAAGGCCTTTGAACCTTATCTCTTTTCCAGTAAGCTGAGAAAGGAAGAAAAGGGACATACCGAGGAAAACGAGCGTCACAAGACCGCCAACGGTAGTATGAAAGTGGCCCGGCACAAAAGAAGTGTTGTGGACAACTTGGTTCATGTTGTAAGAAGCGTTTACTATGCCCGTTATACCTCCAACAAAGAAAAGGAAAAGACCCGCCATGAAGTAAGAAACAAGCCACTTATTACCCTCAAGGCTTATGTAGGGTATTTTTGTCCACCAATAGAAAAGGGAGTTTCTAACTTCTGGGTATTTAGATTTTATGGAGTATTCAAGAGATGCAGCAACAGTAAAGGCGGTTATCATGCTTGGAACAGCCACACCGAAGGTGAAAAGGGCATGTATAAGTTTGTAATTGTTGGTTATTCCGGGTTCTGTAAACTGGTGGTGAAGACCTACAGGGAAGGAAAAGATAAGGAAGAGTATAAACACAAACCTCGCAGCACCATCAGAATAGAGTTTGCCATCACCTGTGACTATCTTTGGAAGGACTGTGTAAAGCATTACATAAGCTGGCAGAAGCCAGAAGTAAACTACTGGGTGTCCAAACGCCCAGAAGAGGGTTCTGGCAAGAGATGGATTTATTTCCTGAACAAGACCAAGGGAAAGAGGAAGGAGTTGGAAGAGAACTTCAATAACCACTGGCACCACCATTATTACCCACATGATGTGGTTTATTAGCATGCCGTAAACTGCAAAAGGGACCTTTTGACCAGGGTTCTCTCTTTTCCATAAGATGTAATTGGGTAGCCAGTCAAAGAAAAGAGGAACTATAGAACCTATTATCAGTAGTGCAGCACCAAGATAAAAGCTCCAATGGGCTATAAGGGGAGGATAGAAGGTATAAAGCACATTTGCTTTACCAGTGAACATAGCCCAAGCTGCCATAAGCGTGCCACCAAACATGAGAATAAGGCTTAGCCATTGCACAGCAGGTCTAAGAGGCTTCTTCAGATAATAGAGAAATACGATATTTCCAAGGGCAACTATGATTATGGTGGTAAAGACTATAGCGTTTATGACACCGTGTAGAGTAAGCCCCTGATAGTATTCTATGCCACCCACTGACATGTCTTTTATAACCCCAGCCCTGTAAAGCACCTGCATAAGACCGTGGTATATACCAAAAACAAGGAACAAGATGGGAAAAACTATTTCCGCCACTATGATGTTTCTTATTGTTTTATCCACCTTCATGGCAAACCTCCTTTACTTAACAACTATTTTTGTAGCCATGTCTTGATGTCCTATACCACAGTATTCATGGCAGACTATGTGATAAACGCCCGGCTTGTCGAACTTATACCTCGCATAGGCAACAGTTCCTGGAATCGCCATTAGGTTAACGTTTGTCCCGTCAATCTGAAAGCCATGTATAACATCACCGCTGGTTAGGTAAATATCCACTACAGAACCTGCTGGTATTTCCACATCCGCTGGCTCAAAATACCACATTTTAGCAAGATAGTGAATCTCGTATCTGTTGGGAGCGTGCTGGATTACCTTCCCTTCTGTAAAGGGTTTTACATCGGTTATGCATGTGGGAACATCGATGTTGAGAACCTTTGCTGCGTAGACCAGCAAACTTGCAAAGAAACCAAGAAAACCCACCGCAAGCACAAGGGCTGTCTTTTCCGCCTTATCCATGGCTACACCTCCTTATGGTTGTGTCTGACCCCTTACCAGCATGGTAAAGTATGTGGACAGCCATACAAGGGCGTAAAAGCCCAACATGAAGAGAAAGAAGGCTACTGCCCCTTTGGGAAAGAAGTGCTCGTCCTTCATGGCATACCTCCTATAAGTATTTTTTATAATGCAATAAAGCTCACTTATAAGTATATGCGAAGTCTTCTGTTTTGTCAAGTTTTATTAAAAGAAAGATTTATTCAATTTCTTCTTTTCACCTTTTATGGTTTATTAATCTGAAATAAGTAATTAAGAATATGCCGATATACTTATACATCTTGCAAAACAGAGACAAGGTCTATATTTAATAATTCCATGAGGATCATAGTTAACGGTAAGCTATTGGAGGTGGAAGAGGATATAAGTCTACTTGCTCTTTTAGAGAAAAACCGCATAGAGATAAGACCAGTAGGTCTTGCAGTGGCGGTAAACGAAGAGATAGTGCCAAAGAGCAAATACGAAGAATATAAGCTCAAGGAGGGAGACAGGGTTGAAATAGTAAACATCGTAGGAGGTGGATAGATGTTGGACTATGAGAGGCTTTTGGAGGAGGACTACCTTGAAATTGCAGGCAGGCGTTTTCGCTCAAGGCTTATCATAGGCTCTGGAAAGTTTAAGAGCTTTCAAGAAAACAAGGAAGTTCTTGAAGCGTCTGGTGCGGAGATTATCACCGTGGCGGTCCGTAGGGTCAACATCACTGACCGTAGTAAGGAAAACCTCCTTGATTACATAGACCCACAGAAATACCAGATACTGCCAAACACCGCTGGATGCTACACTGCGGAAGAAGCCATAAAGACCGCCATGCTGGCAAGGGAAGCAACTGGCATAAACTGG from Hydrogenobacter sp. T-8 includes these protein-coding regions:
- a CDS encoding sodium-dependent transporter is translated as MRKREVWASKIGLIFAAAGNAIGLGNLLRFPSKVALYGGGAFMVPYFVALFLLGIPLMILEWVIGRYAGSKGHGSMTGIMGSLFHHANWARVLGSIGVAIPFLIVCYYIYIESWTLGFAVLSLFGQLPHPVDSTDPKTAMQPYVDFFKGYTEPSYLAIFFLTITLAVNWYILQRGVVKGIELTAKVGIPALLLMGIFLAIVSLSIRGGKGLEGLLFIYTPDFSRIYDPQVWLEASGQIFFTLSLGMGAIATYASYVKAREDVLKAGLWTAGLNEFVEVVIGASIAIPAAFAMFGAVAVPELAKEGTFRLGFMSMPAVLMALPLSWLLSAVWFFLLFIAALTSSLALIQPLIALFEDEMRWSHKKAVNVSMLMVSAGAFLSAFLPGFIDEVDFWAGTFMLVFFALIEIIVFVWIFGVNRFHHELTRDVFIKVPKSLVYFFAIVSSIFLVILLYQWGVVQAPKVLSQGGVDVVIARMFIISTLVLFAFIAIESRRRYLSGPHI
- a CDS encoding cbb3-type cytochrome c oxidase subunit I, whose product is MKVDKTIRNIIVAEIVFPILFLVFGIYHGLMQVLYRAGVIKDMSVGGIEYYQGLTLHGVINAIVFTTIIIVALGNIVFLYYLKKPLRPAVQWLSLILMFGGTLMAAWAMFTGKANVLYTFYPPLIAHWSFYLGAALLIIGSIVPLFFDWLPNYILWKRENPGQKVPFAVYGMLINHIMWVIMVVPVVIEVLFQLLPLSLGLVQEINPSLARTLFWAFGHPVVYFWLLPAYVMLYTVLPKIVTGDGKLYSDGAARFVFILFLIFSFPVGLHHQFTEPGITNNYKLIHALFTFGVAVPSMITAFTVAASLEYSIKSKYPEVRNSLFYWWTKIPYISLEGNKWLVSYFMAGLFLFFVGGITGIVNASYNMNQVVHNTSFVPGHFHTTVGGLVTLVFLGMSLFFLSQLTGKEIRFKGLAVLAPWLWWQGMLIFEYAMSIAGFHGFPRRTNTGISYLNPESPIYRPEWVGYAELSVFAGVLIVVGFIFWAVSFFGTLLSPATKEAELEVPTAEPYHDEKMPALQKLTPWVVFSSLLFLVSYIPALYDVTKRGVFFDSPGYNDKSPAPITKPQSAKDEKKEMAEVIK
- a CDS encoding SCO family protein yields the protein MRHLSGGLLALLLFFITAFSQEGSTGIPPNEGKTLGRELPDVLLVDSKGREFNLHSLKGKPVVLSPIYTHCNSACPIITDSLKKVIPFLGKPGQDFWVLSFTFDPSDGQEDIRAFQEKYGLDGEGWKVVRAKTKEDLFRLVDAIDFRFMSIPETKDFVHPNLVVFVSPDMKIKKYVYGVVFDKKEMAKALQYSLGAKNFLEDFKSFLFFLGLVGLAFSGLYLVITSAKILHKREAQKNFHS
- the thiS gene encoding sulfur carrier protein ThiS, which gives rise to MRIIVNGKLLEVEEDISLLALLEKNRIEIRPVGLAVAVNEEIVPKSKYEEYKLKEGDRVEIVNIVGGG
- a CDS encoding cytochrome c oxidase subunit II, whose translation is MDKAEKTALVLAVGFLGFFASLLVYAAKVLNIDVPTCITDVKPFTEGKVIQHAPNRYEIHYLAKMWYFEPADVEIPAGSVVDIYLTSGDVIHGFQIDGTNVNLMAIPGTVAYARYKFDKPGVYHIVCHEYCGIGHQDMATKIVVK
- a CDS encoding acetoin utilization protein AcuC encodes the protein MRKSSRLIGSYAYRNLRYTKNHPLRIPRVSLLLELLKAMGLLTEAELVESRPAQWKELKLFHEEEYLRALEECDHCQCVKREHRERFNIGTYENPVSPAMWRGSLLATGSSVQAVELFLEGFTTFNPAGGMHHAYPSRANGFCFINDPGVALQYLLSKGYKRILYIDLDAHHCDGVQDFFYEDDRVFVLSLHQSPEYAFPFKRGFIHERGFGRGKGYNLNIPLPKGLNDREFLFVLEKLLPKLADLFKPEVYILQLGTDVLSEDYLSKFELSNWGFLKAFDLIRDILGEGIYLGGGGYHPIALARAWSLLWCRMSGRDIPKSLNQKARELLLSVDFEEFDDEVDRSYMYELLLDMPREGSVREEVKRVVKEAITYYE
- a CDS encoding PDC sensor domain-containing protein; the protein is MKEIQLAQLATGIPRIEYNLGIREALKAFEEYGIYDFLVVVMDNRPIGIVSKLDLIKAQHREYLTVGDLAHPLMKLRNATLKPEHLTSLLDFFNTYKSPILLVDKKGSYMGILFYHVVLYHASLFKEATVPMFQKIRSLFGQEYYFYCFYIKGLREFVEEYGSSKGESLQRVLYEDVKNSIQGDVSLSYEENEVYALSKVKLKEGEIMDLYREFQREFSLLYADAKPVYLLGYCIPMKDLKNFEDFFRLSSELKKRMEDVHDASCFIFHEEKPSVVLCEYERRELIHHIRNRIKQDFESIVESLKKTDRDLWEFVLYDFFKKYPYFELFYIIGESGLQVSNNVVNPRLTYTVKTGKKGADRSEKEYFKRAGYEDVYISNIYISQATDDFCITVSKKFSYGEKSYVLAGDINYREVHKLVKGYAEELKADR
- a CDS encoding LL-diaminopimelate aminotransferase, yielding MVEYAQRIKALPPYLFAQIDQKKREKLAQGVDIIDLGVGDPDIPTPKPIVEAMQRAVEKPEHHRYPSYEGMLSFRQAVADWYKRRFGVELDPQKEVVALIGSKEGIAHFPLAFVNPGDVVLCPDPAYPVYKIGTLFAGGEPYILPLKEENGFLPDFKSVPKDVLKRAKIIWVNYPNNPTSATATESFYKELIEWARENNIIVASDLAYSEIYFGNEKPMSILQIEGAKEVAIEFHSFSKTFNMTGWRLGMAVGNEKLIAGLGKVKTNVDSGQFQAIQEAGIKALSLPEEELQKIRNTYKERRSAMVKALEEVGLRVYPSDATFYLWVKVPEGYTSAEFVSRLLDECGIVCTPGNGFGEYGEGYFRISLTVPTQRLLEAVERIKGLKL